One part of the Sorangiineae bacterium MSr11954 genome encodes these proteins:
- a CDS encoding M13 family metallopeptidase: protein MMACGGGESAAPPTAQPTPAPIPQKVEPGAPAGGALAAIDPQAIDTGVQPCDDFYQFACGSWIKNTPIPDDQAMWLRSFDVIFESNEKLLREILERDAKSPPEGEPYAKQLGDFYASCMDEKAIEGSGDKALAPLFAKLDGVKDANSFARVLAELHATGQSPLFRFSSGQDFKDATQVIGMLDQGGLGMPDRDYYVKEDAKSKELRDKYEAHVAEMLRLGGEKPDAAKAGAKVVLRLETSLAKASMTNVELRDPHKVYHRLELAGLKKLAPDFGWDTYLKGLGFSGITALNVAQPDFFKLVGQVAKGLRGNAIADWKIYLRWHVLHANATLLPTRFVDEDFKFHSALTGAPKILPKWKRCVRAVDASMGEALAQPFVKTRLGAQGKAQALELIGGIEDAMKSNLETLSWMDDPTRKKALEKLMAINNKIAYPDVWRKYDGLEVSRDSYFDNSLHADAFEVKRQLSKIGKPVDKKEWQMTPPTVNAYYDPSLNEMVFPAGILTYPFFASNAVPALNYGAIGMVMGHELTHGFDDEGRQFDAKGNLSEWWTPQVGKEFERRAACVVSQFDDYVAVDDLHVNGKLTLGENLADLGGLKLSYAAFQNMKKGRTIAHGPYAYTPEQEFFLSYAQSWCGSIRKEMVRLQVQTNPHSPAKFRVNGPLSNLPDFARAFSCREGSAMVRAGTKRCEVW, encoded by the coding sequence ATGATGGCATGTGGTGGCGGGGAGAGCGCGGCTCCTCCTACCGCGCAGCCCACCCCGGCGCCCATCCCGCAGAAGGTCGAGCCGGGGGCGCCGGCCGGGGGTGCGCTGGCCGCCATCGATCCGCAGGCGATCGATACCGGGGTGCAGCCGTGCGACGACTTTTACCAGTTCGCCTGTGGCAGCTGGATCAAGAACACGCCCATCCCCGACGACCAGGCGATGTGGCTGCGCAGCTTCGACGTGATCTTCGAGTCGAACGAGAAGCTCCTGCGCGAGATCCTCGAGCGCGACGCCAAGTCCCCGCCCGAAGGCGAGCCGTACGCCAAGCAGCTCGGCGATTTCTATGCGTCCTGCATGGATGAAAAGGCCATCGAGGGCTCGGGCGACAAGGCGCTCGCGCCCCTCTTCGCCAAGCTCGATGGCGTGAAGGACGCGAACAGCTTCGCGCGCGTCCTCGCCGAGCTCCACGCCACGGGGCAGTCCCCGCTCTTCCGCTTTTCCTCGGGGCAGGACTTCAAGGACGCCACGCAGGTGATCGGGATGCTCGATCAAGGCGGCCTCGGGATGCCCGACCGCGACTACTACGTCAAAGAGGACGCGAAGAGCAAAGAGCTCCGCGACAAATACGAGGCGCACGTGGCCGAGATGCTCCGCCTCGGCGGGGAGAAGCCGGACGCCGCGAAGGCGGGCGCGAAGGTGGTGCTGCGCTTGGAGACGTCGCTGGCCAAGGCGTCGATGACCAATGTGGAGCTGCGCGATCCGCACAAGGTGTACCACCGGCTCGAGCTCGCGGGGCTGAAGAAGCTGGCGCCCGACTTCGGGTGGGATACCTATCTCAAGGGCCTCGGCTTTTCCGGCATCACGGCGCTCAACGTGGCGCAGCCCGACTTTTTCAAGTTGGTGGGCCAGGTCGCCAAAGGTCTTCGGGGCAACGCGATCGCCGATTGGAAGATTTATCTCAGATGGCACGTCCTCCATGCAAACGCGACCCTTCTGCCTACGCGCTTCGTGGACGAAGATTTCAAATTCCACAGCGCGCTCACGGGCGCACCGAAGATCCTCCCCAAGTGGAAGCGGTGCGTGCGCGCGGTCGACGCGTCCATGGGCGAAGCGCTCGCGCAGCCGTTCGTGAAGACGCGGCTCGGCGCGCAGGGTAAGGCGCAGGCGCTCGAGCTGATCGGCGGGATCGAGGACGCCATGAAGAGCAACCTCGAGACCCTCTCGTGGATGGACGATCCAACACGCAAAAAGGCTCTGGAGAAGCTGATGGCGATCAACAACAAGATCGCCTACCCGGACGTCTGGCGCAAATACGATGGGCTCGAGGTGAGCCGCGACTCCTATTTCGACAATTCGTTGCACGCCGATGCGTTCGAGGTGAAGCGGCAGCTCTCGAAGATTGGAAAGCCAGTCGACAAAAAAGAATGGCAAATGACGCCGCCGACGGTAAACGCTTATTACGATCCTTCGTTGAACGAAATGGTGTTCCCTGCGGGCATCCTGACCTATCCCTTCTTCGCATCGAACGCGGTGCCCGCGCTGAACTACGGGGCCATCGGCATGGTCATGGGCCACGAGCTGACCCACGGCTTCGACGACGAAGGCCGGCAATTCGACGCGAAGGGCAACCTCTCCGAGTGGTGGACGCCACAAGTCGGCAAAGAGTTCGAGCGCCGCGCCGCGTGCGTCGTCTCCCAGTTCGACGACTACGTGGCGGTCGACGACCTGCACGTCAACGGCAAGCTGACCCTGGGCGAGAACCTCGCGGATCTCGGCGGGCTGAAGCTCTCGTATGCCGCCTTTCAAAATATGAAGAAGGGCCGCACGATCGCGCACGGCCCTTACGCGTACACGCCGGAGCAGGAGTTCTTTTTGAGCTACGCCCAGAGCTGGTGCGGCAGCATCCGAAAAGAAATGGTGCGCCTGCAGGTGCAGACCAACCCGCACTCCCCCGCGAAATTCCGCGTAAACGGTCCGCTCTCCAACCTACCCGACTTCGCGCGCGCCTTCTCGTGCCGCGAGGGCAGCGCCATGGTGCGTGCGGGGACCAAGCGCTGCGAGGTGTGGTGA
- the proB gene encoding glutamate 5-kinase has product MAEREPLRQARRVVIKLGSSTLAGDPSVYARLAGAIHGARQEGRSILLVSSGAIALGTRKLGFRARPKEMAKLQAAAAAGQSLLMRAYEEAFGAKNIPVAQVLLTHADLADRVRANNARAALGALLEAGAVPILNENDSVSVEEIKFGDNDQLAAMVTPLADADLLVLLSDVDGLYDDTGTRIPVVDNVADAMRFVRKSPAGVGTGGMTSKLEAARRATLAGADVVVADARREGIIESVLAGEDTGTHFVASRAPLSAKKHWIAFTLRPRGDIVLDPGAAVAVRARGKSVLSVGVLGIRGDFRPGDAVRLLEPDGAEIGRALVRCAAEDAVLVAGKSHDELPEARAPLAELVHRDDMVIWKA; this is encoded by the coding sequence ATGGCTGAACGCGAACCCCTGCGGCAAGCCCGTCGCGTCGTCATCAAGCTCGGCTCCAGCACCCTCGCCGGTGATCCCTCGGTCTACGCACGATTGGCCGGCGCCATCCACGGTGCGCGCCAGGAAGGGCGAAGCATCCTGCTCGTCTCGAGCGGCGCCATCGCGCTCGGCACACGCAAATTGGGCTTTCGCGCGCGTCCCAAGGAGATGGCCAAGCTGCAGGCGGCCGCCGCCGCGGGTCAGAGCTTGCTCATGCGCGCCTACGAGGAGGCGTTCGGCGCGAAGAACATCCCGGTGGCCCAAGTGCTGCTCACCCACGCCGATCTGGCCGACCGGGTGCGCGCCAACAACGCGCGGGCCGCGCTGGGCGCGCTCCTCGAGGCGGGCGCGGTCCCCATCCTCAACGAGAACGACTCGGTGAGCGTGGAGGAGATCAAGTTCGGCGACAACGACCAACTCGCCGCCATGGTCACCCCCCTGGCCGACGCCGATCTGCTCGTCCTCCTGTCCGACGTCGACGGCCTCTACGACGACACGGGCACCCGCATCCCGGTGGTGGACAACGTGGCCGACGCCATGCGCTTCGTCCGCAAATCGCCGGCCGGCGTGGGCACCGGCGGAATGACGAGCAAGCTCGAGGCCGCCCGCCGCGCCACCCTCGCCGGCGCCGACGTGGTGGTGGCCGATGCCCGCCGCGAGGGCATCATCGAGTCCGTGTTGGCAGGCGAAGATACCGGCACGCACTTCGTGGCGTCCCGCGCCCCCCTCAGCGCCAAAAAGCACTGGATCGCCTTCACCCTCCGCCCGCGCGGCGACATCGTCCTCGATCCCGGCGCAGCCGTCGCCGTGCGCGCCCGCGGCAAGAGCGTCCTGTCCGTCGGCGTCCTCGGCATCCGCGGCGACTTCCGCCCCGGCGATGCCGTCCGCTTGCTCGAGCCCGACGGCGCCGAAATCGGCCGCGCCCTCGTCCGCTGCGCCGCCGAAGATGCGGTGCTCGTCGCCGGCAAATCCCACGACGAGCTCCCCGAAGCCCGCGCCCCCCTCGCGGAGCTCGTTCACCGCGACGATATGGTCATTTGGAAGGCGTAA
- a CDS encoding Uma2 family endonuclease, which yields MVQSAVPRLSHLPQARYLREPAPLHFPEEELMPEGYDHLLLRSFLFELLRFVLGSEHSVQSEQFVYWNPRSPKRCIAPDVCVKLGVPQSHAGTWKTWERGGPPDLAIEIISPTTTEKFDWEEKLVRYHELGIRELVRFDPDDPPGSRLRVWDLLEGDLVERRVEGESTHCTLLRLTWAVRPVADLPEGGLRLLDANGNVVLSALETEKAHVEVERLRAEAAEARIRQLEEELRRKGRE from the coding sequence ATGGTCCAGTCGGCCGTACCGCGACTTTCGCATCTGCCCCAGGCCCGCTACTTGCGCGAGCCGGCCCCCCTGCATTTTCCGGAGGAGGAGCTCATGCCCGAAGGTTACGATCACCTGCTCCTCCGCTCCTTTCTCTTCGAGCTGCTGCGATTCGTACTCGGCAGCGAGCACTCGGTCCAGTCGGAGCAGTTCGTCTATTGGAACCCGCGCTCGCCCAAGCGTTGCATTGCACCCGACGTGTGCGTGAAGCTCGGCGTGCCCCAATCGCACGCGGGCACATGGAAGACCTGGGAGCGCGGCGGACCGCCCGATCTGGCCATCGAGATCATCAGCCCCACCACCACGGAAAAGTTCGATTGGGAGGAAAAGCTCGTCCGGTACCACGAGCTGGGCATTCGCGAGCTGGTGCGATTCGATCCTGACGATCCCCCCGGATCGCGTCTTCGCGTATGGGATCTCCTCGAAGGAGACCTCGTCGAACGCCGGGTCGAAGGCGAAAGCACGCATTGCACGCTCCTTCGTTTGACGTGGGCCGTTCGACCCGTCGCCGACTTGCCCGAGGGTGGTCTGCGCCTCTTGGACGCCAACGGCAATGTGGTGCTGAGCGCACTGGAAACCGAAAAGGCTCACGTCGAAGTCGAGCGGCTTCGCGCCGAGGCGGCGGAGGCGCGTATTCGGCAGCTCGAAGAGGAGCTCCGCCGAAAGGGGCGTGAGTGA
- a CDS encoding response regulator transcription factor, with product MARVLVVEDEADLRDILEYNLTQAGHSVEVVSTGAEGLRSVRAAPPDLVLLDLMLPDVSGIEVCKTLKKSPASADVRVIMVTAKSEEIDRVLGFELGADDYVTKPFSVRELLLRVQAVLRRTDSAVVPHSHFGVLRIDRHAHRVWVGEEEVTLTALEFKLLVALFDRKNRVQTRSVLLSDVWGIEAEIMSRTVDTHVKRLREKLGDAGQYIETVRGVGYRFSEFPEAER from the coding sequence ATGGCCCGTGTTCTTGTCGTCGAAGACGAAGCCGATTTGCGCGATATTCTCGAGTACAATTTGACCCAGGCGGGGCACTCCGTGGAGGTGGTCAGCACCGGCGCCGAAGGCCTACGCTCGGTGCGTGCGGCTCCCCCCGATCTGGTGCTCCTCGATCTGATGCTCCCCGACGTGTCGGGCATCGAGGTTTGCAAGACCTTGAAGAAGAGCCCCGCCTCGGCGGACGTGCGGGTCATCATGGTGACCGCCAAATCCGAAGAGATCGATCGCGTCCTCGGCTTCGAGCTGGGCGCCGACGATTACGTGACCAAGCCGTTCAGCGTGCGCGAGCTCTTGCTGCGGGTGCAAGCCGTCCTGCGGCGAACGGACAGCGCCGTCGTGCCGCACAGCCACTTTGGTGTTCTGCGCATCGATCGTCATGCGCACCGCGTGTGGGTCGGCGAGGAGGAGGTCACGTTGACGGCGCTGGAGTTCAAGCTGCTCGTCGCGCTCTTCGATCGAAAGAATCGCGTGCAGACGCGGTCGGTGCTTCTGAGCGACGTGTGGGGCATCGAGGCGGAGATCATGTCCCGCACCGTCGATACGCATGTGAAACGCTTACGTGAAAAATTGGGGGACGCGGGGCAGTACATCGAGACCGTTCGCGGGGTCGGCTACCGCTTCTCGGAGTTTCCCGAGGCGGAGCGTTGA